GTGCCTGATGGGTAGTTTAACTGGGGCGGTTGCCTCCTAAAAAGTAACGGAGGCGCCCAAAGGTTCCCTCAGCCTGGTTGGCAATCAGGTGTCGAGTGTAAGTGCACAAGGGAGCTTGACTGTGAGAGAGACATCTCGAGCAGGGACGAAAGTCGGGACTAGTGATCCGGCGGTACATTGTGGAATGGCCGTCGCTCAACGGATAAAAGGTACCTCGGGGATAACAGGCTGATCTTGCCCAAGAGTCCATATCGACGGCATGGTTTGGCACCTCGATGTCGGCTCGTCGCATCCTGGGGCTGGAGTAGGTCCCAAGGGTTGGGCTGTTCGCCCATTAAAGCGGTACGCGAGCTGGGTTTAGAACGTCGTGAGACAGTTCGGTCCCTATCCGCTGCGCGCGCAGGAAATTTGAGAAGGGCTGTCCTTAGTACGAGAGGACCGGGACGGACGAACCTCTGGTGTGTCAGTTGTACTGCCAAGTGCACCGCTGATTAGCTACGTTCGGATGGGATAACCGCTGAAAGCATCTAAGCGGGAAGCTCGCTTCGAGATGAGATTTCCATACACCTTGTGTGTGAGAGGCCCCCAGCCAGACCACTGGGTTGATAGGCCGGATGTGGAAGCGAGGACTAACGACTCGTGAAGCTGACCGGTACTAATAGGCCGATAACTTACACCACACACCCTTTCCGTGAACGGATTCAAAAGACGTTCACACCATGGAAAGGGTACAAAGAAAAACAAGACTGCTTGCGTCCACTATGTGGTTCCCAAACAACAAACCCGTTGCTTGAGGAACAAACACAACAACATAACAACACCACACCTGCCCTGAGCGGCAGGAGCATGTTGTAACCACTAATTTTCCCAACCCCCACCGGGGGTCCGGGTAAAAGGGTTACGGCGGTCATAGCGTGGGGGAAACGCCCGGTCCCATTCCGAACCCGGAAGCTAAGACCCACAGCGCCGATGGTACTGCACCCGGGAGGGTGTGGGAGAGTAGGTCACCGCCGGAACATCATTCAGGTCGAGAGCCCCAACCAGGCAACTGGTCGGGGCTCTCCCACGTTAACCACCAAAACCCCGGGAACCGGCAGAGCGTCCCCCAACAACCCGCCACAACCGGCAGAGCGTCCGCGGCGGGTAAAGTTGGTCAGCATGGATAACCTCTTCAGCCACGCGTTCCCTGCGGACGAAGCACCCGATCCCGTTGATGGCCTCGACGCCGTGGTGCACACTGTGGTGGTACCCGGTCCGGTCTCCAAGGCCTTCATTGGGTTCACGGAACACACCCACCTCTGGTGGCCGCTCGAGGACCACAGCGTCTTCGGTACGGGTTCGTACGTGGAGTTCGAAGAGAACCTGGTTTTGGAAACCGCGGACGATGGCCGGACCGCTGTGTGGGGAACGATCGACGACTGGCAGCCGCCACTGTCTTTCCACGCCAGCTGGCACCCGGGGACCACTGCGTTGTGGTCTACCGAGCTCCGCGTGGCTTTTAGGGCAGTGGAAGGCGGTACAGAGCTGCGCCTCGTCCACGACGGCTGGGAGGGCGCCGAAAACCCTGCCGTGACCCGTGCTGAATACGATGCCGGCTGGCCGGGCGTGCTGGCCCGCTTTGTCCGGTTCATGGGGGGTGTAGTTGGCTAGGGTCCGGCGCATGGCTGAGGGAGAGTGGGCCTCCTTGCGGGCTGTGAGGCTGGAAATGCTCTCCGATACCCCAACGGCCTACGTTGAATCCCTGACGTCCGCCCAAGCGCAGACCGAGGGCCAATGGCGCAGCCGTGCCGCTGCGATGACCGCTCCCGGAAGTGTGACGTTCGTTGCCGAGGACAGTTCAAGGCCCAACGCATTCTGTGCCCTGATGCGTGTGGTCGTGAAGCATCCCCAGGAGCCCGACCGGCCGCGCCAGGCCATGCTCATTAGCGTTTATGTGGCCGGGCCGTACCGGGGAAGCGGTCTGGCGGACGAGCTGCTCGGCCGGTCGGTCGAGGCCGCTGCAGGTGAACTGGAGTGCGGCCTGCTTCAGCTTGGCGTCCACGAAGACAATACCCGCGCCTTGGCTTTCTACGCGCGCCACGGCTTCCGTGACACCGGGCGGCGGGAAGCCTACGCGCTCGATGCAGGCAAGAAGGAGATCATCATGGAGCGGGAGCTGCACTCGCGCGCGCCGGCCGCCTAGCCAGACCCGCTCCCGGAGAAGTCAGCGCTGCATAGTGTCTGACGGCGGTACGGAGGTGCTGGACCTGACAACGAAGTTCGTGGGGAACTCCGTATCGGTTGCGCTGCCGTCGGCTGCGTCTTCAAGGCCTGCCAGTAGGAGCCGGACCGCCAGTGCGCCCTGTCCACGGGCATCCTGGTCGAAGGTGGTGAGACCGAATACTTCACCAAGTTCATGGCCGTCGATTCCGATGACGGACAGGTCATAGGGGACCCGCAGGCCGAAGTCCCGTGCAGCCAGGATCGTTCCGATGGCCATCTCGTCCGACGCCGCGAACACCGCCGTGGGGCGTTCGGAAACGCCGCCGAGCAGTTGCCTGGCACTCGCGTAGGCGCCTTGGATGGTGAAGTCGGCGGAGACCTGCCATTCCGGAC
Above is a window of Arthrobacter sp. FB24 DNA encoding:
- a CDS encoding SRPBCC domain-containing protein — protein: MDNLFSHAFPADEAPDPVDGLDAVVHTVVVPGPVSKAFIGFTEHTHLWWPLEDHSVFGTGSYVEFEENLVLETADDGRTAVWGTIDDWQPPLSFHASWHPGTTALWSTELRVAFRAVEGGTELRLVHDGWEGAENPAVTRAEYDAGWPGVLARFVRFMGGVVG
- a CDS encoding GNAT family N-acetyltransferase, producing the protein MAEGEWASLRAVRLEMLSDTPTAYVESLTSAQAQTEGQWRSRAAAMTAPGSVTFVAEDSSRPNAFCALMRVVVKHPQEPDRPRQAMLISVYVAGPYRGSGLADELLGRSVEAAAGELECGLLQLGVHEDNTRALAFYARHGFRDTGRREAYALDAGKKEIIMERELHSRAPAA